From a region of the Castanea sativa cultivar Marrone di Chiusa Pesio chromosome 10, ASM4071231v1 genome:
- the LOC142613307 gene encoding subtilisin-like protease SBT1.7 produces MKIMAFGLVQMVLILFLMFSYTYAVAEEQNQQSKQTYIIRMDKTNMPSSFNDHSQWYAASLKSVSDSADMLYTYDTIIHGFSTQLTAEEAESLEKHPGILAVLPEERYELHTTRSPKFLGLDKADDTLFPTVEQASEVIIGVLDTGVWPELKSFDDTGLGPVPSGWKGECEVGDNFNSSSCNRKLIGARSFSKGYEARNININNQNESKSPRDDDGHGTHTSTTAAGSAVEGANLLNYALGTARGMAPHARVAIYKVCWLGGCFTADIAAAIEKAIEDGVHVISMSIGGGINSYDKDIVAIGAFKATSQGILVSCSAGNGGPTPESVTNIAPWITTVGAGTLDRDFPVEVSLGNGKNYTGVSLYNGKQLSDSLVPLVYAGNVSNSSFGSLCLSGSLNPGKVAGKIVVCDRGLNSRTEKGLVVKNAGGVGMMLANTDSFGEELVADAHLLPTAALGQNSADAIKAYISSDSNPTATIGPAVTKLGVQPSPVVAAFSSRGPNPLTPGILKPDLIAPGVNILAGWTGAVGPTGLDNDKRRVSFNIISGTSMSCPHISGLAAFLKAVHQEWSPAAIRSALMTTAYTTYTDGETIKDVATGKSSTPFDYGAGHVNPLAALDPGLVYDLTVADYLDFLCALHYSPADIKSATNLNFTCDSSKKYSLEDFNYPSFAVPVNTTSDERGGDGAPSKSVKYTRTLTNVGTPATYKVSVSSQDPSVKILVEPESLTFSEQNEKKSYTVTFNTISMPSGTTSFAHLKWSDGKHIVGSPIAFSWT; encoded by the coding sequence ATGAAGATTATGGCTTTCGGGCTTGTACAGATGGTTTTAATTCTATTTCTAATGTTTTCCTACACTTACGCAGTAGCAGAAGAGCAAAACCAGCAATCAAAGCAGACTTACATAATTCGCATGGACAAGACCAACATGCCGTCAAGTTTCAATGACCACTCTCAGTGGTATGCCGCATCTTTAAAGTCAGTATCAGACTCAGCAGATATGCTTTACACCTATGACACCATAATCCACGGCTTCTCCACACAGCTAACAGCTGAAGAAGCTGAATCACTTGAAAAGCACCCAGGAATTCTGGCTGTCCTACCTGAAGAGAGATACGAGCTTCATACAACTCGGTCGCCAAAATTTCTTGGATTAGACAAAGCTGATGATACTCTCTTTCCCACAGTCGAGCAAGCGAGTGAGGTGATTATTGGAGTATTAGACACAGGTGTATGGCCTGAGTTAAAGAGCTTTGATGACACGGGACTTGGTCCTGTACCAAGTGGCTGGAAAGGTGAATGTGAGGTTGGTGATAACTTCAATTCATCAAGCTGTAACCGGAAACTTATTGGTGCAAGGTCTTTCTCAAAAGGGTACGAAGCAAGaaacataaatattaataatcaGAATGAATCGAAATCACCTAGGGATGATGATGGCCATGGAACTCACACCTCAACCACAGCAGCTGGGTCAGCGGTAGAAGGAGCTAACCTCCTTAATTATGCTTTGGGGACAGCTCGTGGGATGGCTCCACATGCCCGAGTTGCCATATACAAGGTGTGCTGGCTTGGTGGATGTTTCACCGCAGATATAGCAGCAGCGATAGAGAAGGCTATTGAGGATGGAGTCCATGTTATATCCATGTCTATTGGGGGAGGTATAAACTCATATGACAAAGACATCGTTGCCATCGGAGCTTTCAAAGCAACATCCCAGGGAATCCTAGTATCTTGTTCGGCTGGAAATGGTGGACCAACTCCAGAAAGTGTAACCAACATTGCGCCTTGGATAACCACTGTGGGTGCTGGAACTCTGGACCGTGATTTCCCCGTTGAAGTTAGCCTTGGAAATGGGAAGAATTACACTGGTGTATCGCTCTATAATGGGAAACAGTTATCAGATTCTCTGGTACCACTTGTTTATGCTGGTAATGTAAGCAACTCTTCATTTGGTTCTCTGTGCTTGAGTGGCAGTCTAAATCCAGGAAAAGTTGCTGGAAAAATTGTAGTATGTGATCGAGGCTTAAATTCTAGGACGGAAAAGGGTTTGGTAGTTAAAAATGCTGGTGGTGTGGGGATGATGTTAGCTAACACAGATTCTTTTGGTGAGGAGCTAGTCGCTGATGCACATCTCTTGCCTACAGCAGCTTTAGGACAAAACTCCGCCGATGCCATTAAGGCCTATATCTCCTCGGATTCTAATCCCACAGCTACAATTGGTCCTGCAGTCACAAAATTAGGAGTTCAACCATCACCAGTGGTTGCAGCATTCAGTTCTAGAGGTCCAAATCCGCTTACTCCAGGAATACTCAAACCAGACCTTATAGCACCAGGAGTCAATATCCTAGCTGGGTGGACAGGTGCAGTAGGACCAACGGGGTTGGACAATGACAAGAGGCGTGTGAGCTTCAATATCATTTCCGGAACATCCATGTCGTGCCCTCATATTAGCGGGTTAGCAGCATTCCTAAAGGCTGTTCACCAGGAATGGAGTCCTGCAGCCATTAGGTCTGCCCTCATGACCACAGCTTATACGACATACACAGATGGGGAAACCATAAAAGATGTTGCTACTGGAAAATCATCAACACCGTTTGACTACGGTGCTGGACATGTGAATCCTTTGGCTGCTCTTGATCCTGGTCTTGTATATGATTTGACAGTTGCTGACTACCTAGACTTCCTATGTGCCTTACACTATAGCCCAGCTGATATTAAGTCTGCCACAAACCTAAATTTCACCTGTGATTCAAGCAAAAAATACAGCCTAGAAGATTTTAATTACCCATCTTTTGCTGTTCCTGTAAACACAACTTCAGATGAAAGGGGCGGCGACGGTGCACCTAGCAAATCTGTTAAATATACTAGGACTCTGACTAACGTGGGCACTCCGGCAACATATAAGGTTTCTGTGTCATCACAAGATCCCTCAGTGAAGATCTTGGTAGAGCCAGAATCACTGACTTTTAGTGAACAGAATGAGAAGAAGAGTTACACAGTTACTTTCAATACCATTTCTATGCCATCTGGTACAACCAGCTTTGCTCATTTGAAATGGTCGGATGGGAAACACATTGTTGGTAGCCCGATTGCTTTCAGCTGGACGTAA